Proteins encoded within one genomic window of Balaenoptera musculus isolate JJ_BM4_2016_0621 chromosome 12, mBalMus1.pri.v3, whole genome shotgun sequence:
- the HS3ST5 gene encoding heparan sulfate glucosamine 3-O-sulfotransferase 5, with product MLFKQQAWLRQKLLVLGSLAVGSLLYLVARVGSLDRLQPICPIEGRFGARGQAEFPLRALQFKRGLLHEFRKGNSSKEQVRLHDLVQQLPKAIIIGVRKGGTRALLEMLNLHPAVVKASQEIHFFDNDENYAKGIEWYRKKMPFSYPQQITIEKSPAYFITEEVPERIYKMNSSIKLLIIVREPTTRAISDYTQVLEGKERKNKTYYKFEKLAIDPNTCEVNTKYKAVRTSIYTKHLERWLKYFPIEQFHIVDGDRLIMEPLPELQLVEKFLNLPPRISQYNLYFNATRGFYCLRFNIIFNKCLAGSKGRIHPEVDPSVITKLRKFFHPFNQKFYQITGRTLNWP from the exons ATGCTATTCAAACAGCAGGCATGGCTGAGACAGAAGCTCCTGGTGCTGGGAAGCCTTGCCGTTGGGAGTCTCCTGTATCTAGTCGCCAGAGTTGGGAGCTTGGATAG GCTACAACCCATTTGCCCCATCGAAGGCCGATTCGGAGCCCGTGGTCAGGCTGAATTCCCCCTGCGCGCCCTGCAGTTTAAGCGTGGCTTGCTGCACGAGTTTCGGAAGGGCAACTCTTCCAAGGAGCAGGTACGCCTTCATGACCTGGTCCAGCAGCTCCCCAAGGCCATTATCATCGGGGTGAGGAAAGGAGGCACCAGGGCCCTGCTTGAGATGCTGAACCTCCATCCGGCAGTGGTCAAAGCCTCTCAAGAAATCCACTTTTTTGACAATGACGAGAATTATGCCAAGGGCATTGAGTGGTATAGGAAAAAGATGCCTTTTTCCTACCCTCAGCAAATCACAATTGAAAAGAGCCCAGCATATTTTATCACGGAGGAAGTTCCAGAAAGGATTTACAAAATGAACTCATCTATCAAGTTGTTGATCATTGTCAGGGAGCCAACCACAAGAGCTATTTCTGATTACACTCAGGTGctagaggggaaggagaggaagaataaAACCTATTACAAGTTTGAGAAGCTGGCTATAGACCCTAATACCTGCGAAGTGAACACGAAATACAAGGCAGTAAGAACCAGCATCTACACCAAACATCTGGAACGGTGGTTGAAGTACTTTCCAATTGAGCAATTTCACATCGTCGATGGAGATCGCCTCATCATGGAACCCCTGCCAGAACTTCAACTCGTGGAGAAGTTCCTAAATCTTCCCCCGAGGATAAGTCAATACAATTTGTATTTCAATGCTACCAGAGGGTTTTACTGCTTGCGATTTAACATTATCTTTAATAAGTGCCTGGCGGGCAGCAAGGGGCGCATTCATCCAGAGGTGGACCCCTCTGTCATTACCAAATTGCGCAAATTCTTTCACCCTTTCAATCAAAAATTTTACCAGATCACTGGGAGGACATTGAACTGGCCCTAA